The following nucleotide sequence is from bacterium.
AGCGGATCGAGACCCTGGCGCGGCAGGCGCGGCGGGTCCTGGACAGCCTGAACCTGTACAACGTGAATATCATGGTGGGGGACGGCACCCTGGGCTGGAACAAGTACCGTCCGTATGACGCCGTCCTGGTGTCCGCCGCCGGGCTGGAGATTCCGCCGGTGCTGCTCGACCAGCTCACGGAGCGCGGGCGCATGGTCCTGCCCCTGGGCGACTCCGAGCGCCAGGAGATGGTGCTGGTGAGAAAGAACGCAACCGGTATCGTGCGAGAGAAAATAGACCTCTGCCGTTTCGTACCCCTGATCGGAAGGAACAGCTCCGGATGAGCGACACCCAGAAAGAGAGAAGCACACAGGGCGTGGCGTCCGCCGCGCGGCCGGGCCTGCTGCGGCGGCTTTACGATTGGGTCCTGCACTGGGCCGAAACCCCCTACGGGTCGGTGGCCCTGTTTGTGAACGCTTTCGCCGAGTCCTCCTTTTTCCCGGTGCCGCCGGATGCTCTTCTGATCGCCCTGAGCATCGGCAAGCCCAAAAAAGCGTTCCGTTTCGCCCTCTGGTGCAGTGTGGCCTCGGTGCTGGGCGGGGCGGCCGGCTACCTGATCGGCTCGCTGGCCTGGGCCGTGGTGGGCGACCTTTTCTACCGTTGGGTGCCAAGTTTCAGCCCCGCGGCGTTCGAGCACGTGCGCGCCCTGTACGAGCGGTACGATTTCTGGGTCGTGTTCACCGCCGGGTTCACCCCCATCCCGTACAAGCTGATCACGATCGGGGCTGGGGTGTTCTCGGTCAATTTTCCGGTGTTCATGCTGGCCAGCGTGCTCAGCCGCTCGGCCCGCTTTTTCCTGGTGGCCTGGCTGATCCGCAGTTTCGGCCCGCCCATCCGGGATTTCATCGACCGCTATTTCAACCTGTTGAGCATGGTGTTCCTGCTGCTGTTGCTGGGCGGGTTCATGGTGTTCAAGTATGTGCTGCACTGAGCGAGGCTCATTTGATCCTTGCCAAAACCGGACGAATTTCTTATTTTGTTTTGTCTTGATTGATTCGCAGAGTTGCGGGGCGTAGCGCAGTCCGGTTAGCGCGCCTGCTTCGGGAGCAGGAGGCCGGCGGTTCAAATCCGCCCGCCCCGACCAGTATAAAGATGGGCGTCGTGGCAGCAGGACGGCGCCCTTTTTATTTATCCCTTGTTTCCTGGAATGCCTGTCAGACACTCGTTCCGAAAGTCTGCCCGGAAGCCCGGACTGCCACTCTGGTTTGCGGCGACCGAAATATGTTGACACAGGTCTGAGGAGCGGAGTAATATCTTTCCATGCTCCGGTCGACAGTCGGCCCGGGCTGAAATCCGGCCTCCCGAAACAGAAAAACAGGCTTTTTCAGGGGGGTGGATTTATATCGCCTTGCAGTGCAGTGAGGTATAGATATCCGGCCTGCGGTGCGCTGCAAGCCGAGGGGGAAATTTTAGTTTTCAAGGCGCAGGAATTGCGCTTTCCCGGCTGCCGGTCGGGGCCAGGCCGGGAAATTAAGCCTGAATGTTGAACACTAATTCATTCCGATTAATGACCTGCGGGAACCGAGGCAGGACTGCGCCCGGCTGACGGGGCGCCGTACGGAACTTGCAGCCCGCGGTGCAACCGGATAATCGATCTGCTGATTTCGCTCCCGAAAATGGATACGGTCTTTTGAACTCTTCCATCAGACTCTCGTACGAAGAACTCGAAAAGCGCCTGGCCGAGGCGGAGCGGATACTCGACTCGTTCGATCCCTCCGGTATGGGAGGCTGGCGCACCTGGCTGCCTTGGATCGCGGACAGCCAGGCCGGAGCGCGCAGTATTCTCGAGGAACTGGAGCGCCGCGTCCAGAAACGCACGGTCGACCTGGTCAAGGCTAACGAGGCGCTGCACGAGGAGATCGCCGAGCGGCGCAAGACCGAATCGGCGCTGCGCGAGAGCGAGTTGCGTTTCCGCAGCCTGTTCGAGAATTCCCCCATCGCCATCGTTCAGCTCGACCTGAGCCGCACGCAGCGTTATTTCCGGGCGTTCCTGGACAAGGACACTGCGGAGTTGGTCAAATCCCTGTCCGTGGACAGGAATTACGCCCAGCGGCTTTTCCGCTCGATCCGGGTGGTCAATGCCAACCGGGCCTGCCTGAGACTGCACGACTCGGAATCGCTGGAAAGCTATCGCAACTTTTTTCAGTCGACATTCGCCTCCGAGACCGTGATGTCCCTGATCCGCGTGCTGAAACACCTTCAGGCCGGGAAGGAGCTGATCAAGGAAGAGACAGTGATCCTGACCCTGACCGGACAGCGGCGCGAGGTGCTTATCGAGGTGTATGCCACCCCGGGTGATGGAGACAAATGGTCGCGGGTGGTGCTGCATTACATCGACCTGACCGAACTGAAGCGCACCGAGCGCAATCTGCGGCGTAACGAGGCCCAGTTGGCCGAGGCGCAGAGGATCGCCAATCTCGGCAGTTGGGAATGGGAACTGGCCAGTGACCGAGTCAAGTGGTCGGACACGCTCTACGAGATATTCGGCGTGTCGAGGGATACGGAGATTACGGACGCGCTGTTCATGCAGATGGTGCATCCCGATGACCGGGAGAGGATGAACGCGGTTGTGCAGGACGCGCTTAAGCACGGCCAGCGTTTCAGCCTCGACTACAGGATCGTGCCGCCCGGCGGCGGGGAGAAAACGATCCACGAGACCGGGGAGCTGCGCTGCGACAAGGCGGGCAAGGCGGTGCGGGTGGTCGGCACGGCGCAGGACATCACGCGTCTGAAACAGATCCAGCAGAACCTGATCGAAGAGCGTGGCAAGCTGCGGGTGATGCTCAAATATCAGGGCTTGCAGGCCGAGGTGGCGGCCTGGCTCAACTCGCAGAACTCCATCCAGGACATCATCGGGCTGCTGCTCGAAAAGATCTGCAAGCGGCTCGATCTTCAGACCGCCTGCTTTTTCCGGGTCGAGGATACGTCCCCGTCCGGGATGTGCCTGCATAAATCGTACAATACCGATCCACAGCGGCATCTTTGCCACAGCGAGAAGGCGATACAGAACGCCCGCTATCTGCTGCGGCAACTGCGCATCAAGGGTCTGCTGCGCCTGAGCGGCAGCCGCCCGTCCGAGAGCCGGCGCCTTGAGCGGTATTTCGGCGCCAGAAACTGCTCTCTGCTCTGCTGCCCGCTCACCCTGCGCGGCGAGGTCAAGGGATTCATCCTGTTCTGGCGCGGTGCGCCGCAGGAGTGGGACAGAAACGAGGAGGAAGTGCTGGGCACCCTGTCGGGAATGATAGCCGGGGCCTGGGAGCGTGAGCACCACCTTCAGGCCCGCCTCGAGGCTGAACGCAAGCAGACCCAGGCGGTCAGGATGGCCGAGCAGGCGGTGCGCATGGCCTCGATCGGCGTGCTGGCCGGAGGGGTGACCCACGAGATCAACCAGCCGCTTAACGCCATGAACCTGGTGACTGAGAGCCTGATCGCCGATGTCGAGGGCGGGCTGGACCTCAAGCCCTGGCAACTGCTCGAACACCTGCGCACCATGTCGGGCCAGATCCAGCGCATCTCGGACATTATCTCGCACATGCGGAATTTCTGGGTCGCTCCCCAGCACTCCGACAACCAGCCGTTCGACCTGGATGCGGCGGTGGATTACGCCCTGGCCCTGGTCCGCAGCCAGCTCAACAGCCACGGCGTCCGGCTGGAGCGGATCAGCGAGAACCCCGGGCTCAACCTCACCGGCAACCGGATCCACCTGGAGCAGATAACGCTCAACCTGGTGGTCAACGCCATGCAGGCCCATGACCGCGGCCGCCCGGGCGACAAGTACATCCGTGTCCGCTCGGCCCGCCAGAACGGGCGGGCGCTGCTGGAGGTGGAGGACAACGGCCCCGGGTTCCCGGAGGCGGATGTGGACAAGCTGTTCGACCCGTTCTATTCCACGCGCAAGCCCGGTGAGGGAACCGGCCTGGGCCTGGCGATAGTCAGGAAGTTCGTCGACGAGTTCGGCGGGGCTATCTCTGCGGCGCTGAACGCCTCCGGCGGGGCGACGTTCCGGATGGAATTCCCGGTCCAGCCTGCGACAACGGAGAGCTGATGCGTATCCTGCTGGTCGATGACGAGGTTGTGGGAAGAAAATACCTCTCCGAGTTTCTGGGCAAGCGGCACGGCCACACGGTCACCCAGGTGGAGAACGCCGAGCAGGCCCTGGTCGAGATGCGCCGGGAGCCCTACCCGCTGGTGATGACCGACATCATCATGCCTGGCATGAGCGGGCTGGAGCTTCTGACCGAGATCAAGAACCTGCCGTTTGGCCGCGACTGCGATGTGATCCTGCTGACCGGCTACGCGGATGTCAGCACCGCGGTGCAGGCCCTGCGCGCCGGCGCCTACGACTACCTGCGCAAGCCGATCAAGCTGGACGAACTGGTGGCTTCGGTCAACCGGGCGGCGGAGCATCAGGCCCTGCTGCGGGACAACCGCGAGCTGACCAGCTTTTTCGAGCAGCGCCTGGCGGATGCCACCCGCGAGACCGAGTCCCAGCTCAAAAACATCCGTCGGGCCTATGCCGAGATCGTGGGCACGGGACGTATCGGCGCGTTTTCGGACGCCATGCGGGCCGTGCTGGCCATGGCCGACCGCCTGAACTCCGACCGCTCGGTCCCGGTGCTGATCGAGGGTGAGACCGGCACGGGCAAGGAACTGGTGGCCCGGCGCGTGCACTACGGCAACGGCGAGGTCACGACTCCCTTTGTCTCGATCAACTGCTCCGCCCTGACCGCCACATTGTTCGAAAGCGAGCTGTTCGGCTACGAGGGCGGGGCGTTCTCCGGCGCCAAGCGCGCCGGACAGAAAGGCAAGCTGGAGCTGGCCGACGGTGGCACGCTGTTTCTGGACGAGATCGGCGACATGCCGCTGGAGCTGCAGCCCAAGCTGCTGCGCGTGCTGGAGGAGCGGGCGTTCTACCGGGTGGGGGGCCTGCGGCGCATCGAGGTGGACTTACGGATCATCTGCGCCACGAACAAGAAGCTGGAGGCCGAGGTCGAACGCGGCTCGTTCCGCCGCGACCTGTATTACCGCCTGAACCTGGGCCGGGTCTACATCCCGCCGCTGCGCGAGCGGCGCGAGGCCATCGCCCCGCTGGCCTACATGTTTCTCGACTATTACGCCTCGGTCAAGAATTCGGCTTTCCGCGGGTTCACGCCCGAGGCGCTGAACCTGCTGAAAGAGCATGCCTGGCCGGGCAACGTGCGCGAGCTGGAAAACGCCGTGGAGCGAGTGGTCCTGATGTACAACGACGCCATGGTCACCCCGCGACACCTTCAGTTCCTGAGCCAGGACAAGGCCGACACGATCCAGCAGAACCCCGACCTGACCGTGCTGCGTCCCGGCGTCCTGGCCCTGCCCCCCGACAGCCTCGACCTGGGGCAACTGGAGGCCGAAATCGTGCGCAAGGCGCTGGCCATGTTCAGCGGCAACAAGACCCAGACCGCGAAATACCTTAACCTGACCCGCAGCGAGCTGTATTCCCGTCTGAAGAGCATCTACTGAGCCGGCCGCAGTTGAAATCATCGCTGTCTTGAAACGATCAGTTGTCTAAAAATCGACAACTGTACGAAAATCTGCGTCGAAATTCGCATACCTGCATTTCCGTAGACAACCCCCGGTTTTCACTCCCGTTTCTAATCTGGTGATAAGAAAGCAGTTGTAATTTTAGGCTTCCTGCAAGTGTCCTGGCATCATTCTTGTCTATTAAGAAAACAAGTTTTCAAGTGTCCCTTCAGGGAACGCGGCTCAACCAAATCGCGGGACGAGGCAAGAATGGGAACCAAGCCGAGGGTAATGCTGATCGATGATGACCGGACGATGGCGGAGAGCCTGACCGGTGTCCTGGAGAAGCTCGGGTGCACGGTATATATGTTCTGCGATCCCCTGGAGGCCATGGAATCGTACGATCCCTCGGCCACGGACGCGGTTTTCACCGACCTGACCATGCCCGGGATGAACGGGTTGGAGGTCCTGCACAGGGTCCGCTCCGCCGATCCGTCAGTCCGGGTGGTCCTGGTGACCGGCAGCGTGGATGGCGAGTGGCGCGGGGAGGCCGAACGGGCGGGTGTTTTCCGGGTTCTGACCAAGCCGCTCAACATCGCGATGCTGGTCAAAGTTCTGGCGGAAATGCAGATGCCGTCTCACGACCTGGCGGCTGTAATCTGACGGGGCTGCGGGGTGCAACTCCGGCGGCCCACCGCGGCACTGCCGTTCGGTGTACATCCGGACGGGGGTTGTCCGGGCTGAAAGACATCTGACAAATCCGGCGGCGGGCGCCGGAAGGGAGACAGGGTGGTGACGGGCGGAGAGGGGCACAATCCCGGGGCAGAGTGATTGCTTTCTTTCAGCCGATGCGGCAACCCCCGTCCCAGGCTCTACTTTCGGCGTTTCAGGATGCAGAGTTTCGAAACGGAACGAGAAACGCCTTCCGTTCCGGGCAGGGTGCGACACAGACTGAAAAAAAAAGTGGCATTTCGGTGGGCGAGCGATTATAATATACTAAAAAGTACAGATTAGAGGCGGAGGCCAGATGAACACGGTATTCCTTAGGGAAATCGAACTGTT
It contains:
- a CDS encoding DedA family protein, with amino-acid sequence MSDTQKERSTQGVASAARPGLLRRLYDWVLHWAETPYGSVALFVNAFAESSFFPVPPDALLIALSIGKPKKAFRFALWCSVASVLGGAAGYLIGSLAWAVVGDLFYRWVPSFSPAAFEHVRALYERYDFWVVFTAGFTPIPYKLITIGAGVFSVNFPVFMLASVLSRSARFFLVAWLIRSFGPPIRDFIDRYFNLLSMVFLLLLLGGFMVFKYVLH
- a CDS encoding protein-L-isoaspartate(D-aspartate) O-methyltransferase: MDFDKQRSRLVEELSAQGIRDSRVLEAFSRTPRHLFVPQALEAQAYRNISLPLPEGQTISQPYVVARMLELAALGGTERVLEIGTGSGYLTALLARLCQQVFSIERIETLARQARRVLDSLNLYNVNIMVGDGTLGWNKYRPYDAVLVSAAGLEIPPVLLDQLTERGRMVLPLGDSERQEMVLVRKNATGIVREKIDLCRFVPLIGRNSSG
- a CDS encoding sigma-54 dependent transcriptional regulator, producing the protein MRILLVDDEVVGRKYLSEFLGKRHGHTVTQVENAEQALVEMRREPYPLVMTDIIMPGMSGLELLTEIKNLPFGRDCDVILLTGYADVSTAVQALRAGAYDYLRKPIKLDELVASVNRAAEHQALLRDNRELTSFFEQRLADATRETESQLKNIRRAYAEIVGTGRIGAFSDAMRAVLAMADRLNSDRSVPVLIEGETGTGKELVARRVHYGNGEVTTPFVSINCSALTATLFESELFGYEGGAFSGAKRAGQKGKLELADGGTLFLDEIGDMPLELQPKLLRVLEERAFYRVGGLRRIEVDLRIICATNKKLEAEVERGSFRRDLYYRLNLGRVYIPPLRERREAIAPLAYMFLDYYASVKNSAFRGFTPEALNLLKEHAWPGNVRELENAVERVVLMYNDAMVTPRHLQFLSQDKADTIQQNPDLTVLRPGVLALPPDSLDLGQLEAEIVRKALAMFSGNKTQTAKYLNLTRSELYSRLKSIY
- a CDS encoding response regulator; translation: MGTKPRVMLIDDDRTMAESLTGVLEKLGCTVYMFCDPLEAMESYDPSATDAVFTDLTMPGMNGLEVLHRVRSADPSVRVVLVTGSVDGEWRGEAERAGVFRVLTKPLNIAMLVKVLAEMQMPSHDLAAVI
- a CDS encoding PAS domain-containing protein codes for the protein MNSSIRLSYEELEKRLAEAERILDSFDPSGMGGWRTWLPWIADSQAGARSILEELERRVQKRTVDLVKANEALHEEIAERRKTESALRESELRFRSLFENSPIAIVQLDLSRTQRYFRAFLDKDTAELVKSLSVDRNYAQRLFRSIRVVNANRACLRLHDSESLESYRNFFQSTFASETVMSLIRVLKHLQAGKELIKEETVILTLTGQRREVLIEVYATPGDGDKWSRVVLHYIDLTELKRTERNLRRNEAQLAEAQRIANLGSWEWELASDRVKWSDTLYEIFGVSRDTEITDALFMQMVHPDDRERMNAVVQDALKHGQRFSLDYRIVPPGGGEKTIHETGELRCDKAGKAVRVVGTAQDITRLKQIQQNLIEERGKLRVMLKYQGLQAEVAAWLNSQNSIQDIIGLLLEKICKRLDLQTACFFRVEDTSPSGMCLHKSYNTDPQRHLCHSEKAIQNARYLLRQLRIKGLLRLSGSRPSESRRLERYFGARNCSLLCCPLTLRGEVKGFILFWRGAPQEWDRNEEEVLGTLSGMIAGAWEREHHLQARLEAERKQTQAVRMAEQAVRMASIGVLAGGVTHEINQPLNAMNLVTESLIADVEGGLDLKPWQLLEHLRTMSGQIQRISDIISHMRNFWVAPQHSDNQPFDLDAAVDYALALVRSQLNSHGVRLERISENPGLNLTGNRIHLEQITLNLVVNAMQAHDRGRPGDKYIRVRSARQNGRALLEVEDNGPGFPEADVDKLFDPFYSTRKPGEGTGLGLAIVRKFVDEFGGAISAALNASGGATFRMEFPVQPATTES